The Christiangramia flava JLT2011 region GAACTGGTCAACCAGGATGACGATACTATTTCTGATGAATTCTATGATGGAAAAGTTTATTTAGTGGAATTTTTCTTTTCCACCTGCCCAACGATTTGCCCGATCATGAACAGCAACTTGGTGGAAATTCAGGAAGAGTTCAAAAATCAGGAAGACTTTGGGATCGCTTCCATCAGCATTGATCCGCGTCATGATACACCTGCCGTTTTAAAACAATATGCCAAGGATCACGGCATTAATCACCCAAATTGGAATTTATTGACCGGCGATCGCGATACGATCTATAACCTGGCTAATAAGCAATTCGGGATCTATGCCGGGGAAGATGGAGATGCTGCCGGAGGTTTTGCTCATCAGGGATTTTTTGTGCTGATCGATCAGGACGGTTATGTGCGTTCTCGGGAAGACCAGTTCGGAAACCCGATTATTTTTTACAAAGGCTCTGTAAAGCGCAATAAAAGTGTTGCTGAAGGAGAAGAAGAGCCGCAAATCAACATTCTTATTGAAGACATAAAACAACTACTGTGAAAACTATAAATACTTCAGATAAGGTCGCGGTACCTGTGATCATTGGGCTTTCCCTGGCGGTGCCATTAATCGTTTTGATATTGATGCTGCTTCCTGAGCGGTACAATCTTTTCGGAACAGATAGCCTTACCTTTCCAACCTTCCACGGAATTTTGAATTTCCTAACCGCCTTTTTACTCATTTTAGGCTATAATTTCCAATTGAATAAGCAGTTTACAAAACACCGAAATACGATGATCGCTGCGTTCGGGCTTTCCAGTATTTTCCTGGTAAGTTACGTGCTTTCCAAGATCAGCAATGAGCCGGTGCCTTACGGGGGCGATGGCGTGTTGCGCTATATCTATTTCTTTATCCTGATCACCCATATTGTGCTTTCGGCTATCATTGTGCCGTTGGTGTTGTTCACCATGTATCGCGGACTCAGCGGAGATTATGAAAAGCATCGGAAAGTGGCTCGATGGACTTTCCCAATATGGCTGTATGTGGCTGTTACCGGTGTGTTGGTGTTCGTGCTGATGTATCCCTATTACTAATTCTGCCGGAATTTCCTTAACTTTGCAGTCTTACACTTAAGTTGCTGAAGATGAAGAAAGAAATGCTGATTTTACTGGTTTTGATGCTTCTGCTAACGCCGTCTCTTGCCGATGCGCAGTGTGCCATGTGCCGCGCAGTTCTCGAGAGCGAGGCCGATCAAAGCGCTGCCAAAGGCATCAATGACGGGATCCTATACCTTATGGTTTTTCCTTACCTGCTGATTGGCGGTGTGGGGTATGCCGTGTATCGAAGCAGGCGCAAGAAAAAGACGATTTCCGAATAATTTATCTGCAGAAACTCATCGAAATTCTACTCTTTTAAGATTTTATTGTAACAATTTGGTTTTTTGGTAGTCTTATGAGTGAAAGATCATCTCTTTCGCTTAATAACCATCAATCATGATTCAGATTACCAACCTTCACAAATCCTATAAAACGGGTTCTAATTCTTTACATGTACTGAAGGGCATCAACTTCAGTGTCAAAGAAGGTGAACTGGTTTCCATTATGGGATCTTCCGGTTCCGGAAAATCAACGCTTCTGAATATCCTCGGAATGCTGGACGAAGCCGATACTGGTTCGTACGTCCTGGACGGAGTGACCATTAAAAACCTGAATGAAAAGCAGGCAGCTCGCTACCGAAATAAATTCCTGGGATTCATTTTTCAGTCTTTTAACCTGATCAGCTACAAATCGGCTTTGGATAATGTGGCTTTGCCTTTGTACTATCAGGGAATGGCCCGCGGGGAACGTATGGATCGTGCGATGGCCTACCTGGAAAAGGTGGGGCTTGCAGATTGGAGCGGGCATTTGCCCAATCAGCTTTCCGGAGGACAAAAACAACGAGTAGCGATCGCGAGAGCCCTGGCCAGTGATCCAAAAGTTCTGCTCGCAGATGAGCCCACCGGGGCTTTGGATACAAAAACTTCTTACGAGGTAATGGATCTCATCCAGCAGATCAACGACGAGGGACGAACCATCCTGGTGGTGACCCATGAAAATGACATCGCTCATATGACCAAAAGGATCGTAAACCTTAAGGACGGTCTGATAATCGAAGACACCCCGGTTCAACAAGTAAGAGCTCTGGAAAATGTTTGATTTGGAAAGATGGGATGAGATCTTTGAGACCATCCGGAAAAATAAATTACGAACTTTTTTAACCGGCCTTTCGGTTGCTTCCGGAATTTTTATCCTGGTAATTCTTTTAGGTGTTGGCCAGGGGATGCAAAATGGGATTGCCCGGGAGTTTGAACGCGATGCTTCCAACCTGATTTTCGTATTTCCAGGTGTTACTTCCAAAGAATATAAAGGTTTGAATCCCGGCCGAAGGATCCAGTTGAAAAATGAAGATTACAACAAGATACTTTTGCAGCATGCAGATATGCTGGATAAAACTTCTGCTGTGTACCAGTTGCCAACCGGAGATATGGTATATAAAAAGGAAAACGGAAGTTATCGCTCAGACGGGGTTTTTCCCGCCTTTCAGGTGTTGGAGAACATCAGTTTAACCGCAGGGAGGTTTATCAATATGAATGACCTCGAAAACCGTGAGAAAGTAGTGGTGATTGGTCGAAGAATTCAGCTGGACCTTTTCAAAAAAGAAGATCCAATCGGGAAAACGGTTAAAATTGGTGGGGTAGGTTTCAAGGTGATCGGGACGTTTACAGATCCCGGTGGTGAGCGCGAAGAATCACGTTTTGCTATTCCTATTACCACTGCCCAGACCATTTACGGCGGTGGAAATGATATTGCCAGGATGTACATCACTCTGAAACAGGACGATAATTTTGATGAGGCCGTGGCAACTTCTCAATATTTTACAGGCCAACTGGAACAATTTCTGAAGAATCAGCATACCATTGCGCCAGATGACAACAGTGCGATCTATATCAATAATACTCTGGAAAATGCCAAAAGATTCTTTATGCTTATGAAGATGATCAGGCTGTTCTTCTGGGGTGTTGGGATTTTTACCATTATCGCCGGAGTTGTTGGAGTAAGCAATATTATGCTGATCATCGTTAAAGAGCGCACCCGTGAAATCGGGATCAGGAAAGCACTTGGTGCGCAGCCCTGGTCGATTATCGGGATGATCCTGCACGAATCCATTTTCGTAACGGCCATTGCGGGATTTACAGGCCTTATTTTAAGCCTTTTATTACTGGAAGTATTCGGTCCACAGGTGAAAGATATCACCGAATATATTTACAATCCTTCTGTAAACTTTTCCGTGGCTGTAAATACGGTGATCCTACTGGTCATCGCGGGGGCTGTTGCCGGATTTTTCCCGGCCTGGCGCGCGGCCAGAATTAAACCTATTGTAGCATTAAGAGACGAATAATATGTTTAGCAGGGATCGTTGGAACGAAATAATAGAAGCATTGACCTCGAACTGGTTCAGGACATTGCTTACCGCATTCGGCGTGCTTTGGGGAATCTTCATTCTTGTAATTCTCCTGGCTGCCGGAAAAGGACTTGAAAATGGCGTTAAACAGGGGTTTGGCGGAATTGCCACGAATACCATGTTCATGTGGACACAGGTGGCTTCCAAGCCTTATAAAGGGATGCCAAAAGGACGCCGGTATAATTTTGAAGTGGAAGATGTGGCGGCCATTAAAAACGATGTGCCTAATCTTCGGATTGTTTCACCGCGTAATCAGTTAGGAGGCTTTCGCGGGAATAATAATGTCACCAGGGGATTGAATACCGGGGCCTATAATATTTATGGCGATTACCCTGAGATCATTCAGCAGGAACCCATGGATATCCTGGAGGGGCGGTTTATAAATTATTCAGATATCAATGAAAAGCGGAAGGTCGCGGTCATTGGTGGCGGGGTCAAAGCCGGACTTTATGATAAAGAGGAGGAAGTGCTGGGTAGCTATATCAAGATAAACGGGGTGAACTTCATGGTGATTGGTATCTATAAGAAAAAAGGAAATAACGGTGATGCCGAGGAGATGCAAAAGGAGATCTATGTACCGTTTACCTCTTTTTCCCAGGCGTTTAATATGGGCAACCGCGTTGGCTGGATGGCGATCACGGCAGATGATGGTCACCCGATCACCGATCTCAAACAGGACGTGATGGATGTGGTGAAGAAGCGCCATCTTATTCACCCGGAAGATGACCGTGCGGTGGGTAATTTTGATCTTTACCAGGAATTCAATCGCGTGAACCAGCTCTTTATTGCGCTGAAAGGTGTGGCCTATTTTGTGGGAACCCTGGTATTGCTTTCGGGAATTATCGGGATCAGTAATATCATGCTCATCGTGGTCAAGGAACGAACCAATGAAATTGGAGTGCGCAGAGCACTTGGGGCAACACCTTGGTCCATTAGGGGACAGATCCTTTTGGAGTCAATTTTCCTAACAATCATTTCAGGAATGATGGGAATCATTCTGGCTACCGGTCTTATCTGGCTGGTGAATCAACAGCTGGAAGGTGTGGATACTTCAGAAACCATGTTTTTGAATCCTTCCGTAGATCTTTTAGTGGTCTTTACGGCCCTGGCCATTTTGATCATTTCAGGATTGCTGGCAGGACTCATTCCCGCTCAGCAAGCGATAAAAGTTAAACCCGTAGACGCTTTGCGTACCGAATAAATTTAAAGTGTAAACAATCAAAAAATGAAAAAATACGTAACCATCTTAATCCTGGCAGTCATTGCCATTACCTTTGTCGGGGCTCTGTACTATTTGTATGAGAAAAATCAAGAAGACCCTGTTGTTTATCAAACCGAAGAGCCTTTCGAGCAGACCATTGTGAAGAAAACAGTGGCTACCGGGAAGATCGTTCCGAAGGAAGAGGTGCTCATCAAGCCAAATATTTCCGGAGTTATTGACGAGATTTATATTGAGGCCGGAGACCAGGTGAAACAGGGAGATCTGATCGCTAAAATTCGGGTCATTCCGAATGTGTCTTCTCTGCAAAGCGCTAAAGACGCTGTTTCTACTGCGAGGATCAACCTGGATAATGAGAAGAAAAACTACGATCGCCAGAAAGCCTTGTTTGATAAAGGCGTGATCTCTGCCAACGATTTTGATAATGTGGAAGTTTCCTATAAACGAGCGGAACAAAATTATAAATCGGCCCAGCAGAATTACGAGATCGTTCGCACCGGTACGACCAGCGGAATTGGCAGTGCGGCAAATACCTTGATCCGTTCAACTGTGGAAGGCATGGTGCTGGATGTTCCGGTAAAGGCTGGAAACCAGGTGATCGAAAGTAATAATTTCAACGACGGAACAACCATCGCGACCCTGGCCAACGTTAATAATATGATTTTTGAAGGTAAGGTTGATGAAAGTGAAGTGGGGAAGATCAAGGAAGATCTTCCGCTGGAAGTAACAGTAGGAGCGATTGAAAATAAATCTTTTGATGCTGTACTGGATTATATCGCCCCGAAAGGAGTTGAGGAAAATGGCGCTATCCAGTTTGAGATCAAAGGAACTTTAGACAAGGCTGATACAACTTTCATCCGCGCCGGCTTGAGTGCGAACGCCTCGATCATCCTGGCAAAAGCTGAAAATGTGCTGGCTATCAAGGAAGCACTGGTGCAGTTTGATGACGAAACCCAGAAGCCTTATGTGGAAGTCATGACCGGTGACCAGGAATTCAAAAGACAGGACCTGGAACTTGGAGTGAGCGACGGGATCAATGTAGAGGTGATCAGCGGTGTGAAGAAAGGCGACAAGATCAAGGTTTGGAACCAGCTGAAACCGGCACCTAACGAAATCGGCCAAAACTAATTTTTACAATCAGGTGTAACATCCTGCACTTTTTACATACATATCTTACAGAATACAATTATGAGAAATTATAGCTTACTAGCCATTATATTGCTTTTCGGTGGCATTCTTCAGGCACAGGAGAAAAAATGGAGCCTGGAAGAATGTGTGAACTACGCCCTGGAAAACAACATTTCCATCAAACAAAGTGAACTGGACGTGGAGTTGAGCGACATTGAAAAGAAAGATGCGATTGGGAATTTTATTCCAAATCTCAATGCACAGGCTACCAATGCCTGGAATACCGGTCTCACACAGAACGTGACCACGGGTATTCTTCAGAATCAAACCGTACGAAACTTTTCAGCAAACGCGACCGCGAGTCTGACGCTTTTCGACGGCCTAAGAAACTTTAAATCCCTGCAACGAGCCCGTTTGTCCAGACTGGCAAGCCAGTATTCTTTAGATAAGATGAAGGATGATATCGCGCTTTTCGTAGCTGATGCTTACCTGCAGGTATTGTTCAATAAGCAGAATCTGGAAGTGCTGAAAGCTCAGAACGAAGTAACTCAGCAACAACTTGATAGAACCGGGGAACTTGTCGATGCCGGGGTGCTTCCGGAAGGAGATTTACTGGAGATCAGGGCCTCAATGGCTGATGAAAACCAGCAAATGATCATCGCTCAGAACCAGATCAGGATCTCCCTGATCTCGCTGGCGCAGACCCTGGGCATCAAAGATTACGAAACTTTCGATATTGAAGAGCGGGACTATGATATTATTGGAAATGAAATGTTAGACCGCTCGGTTTATGATATTATCGAACGAGCCAAGGAAGAGCGTTCAGAGATTAAGATCGCCGAAGCCAATAAAGACCTGGCAGAGCAGGACGTCGCCATTTCCAAAGGAGCCTATATGCCTTCCCTTGGAGCTTTCTTCAATTACAACACCAGGGAATCTGGGCAGGGAAGGATCACCGGTTTTTCAGCTGATGGAACTTTTAATACCATTGGTTTTGTTCAGGAAACGGAGCAGGCAGTTGTAACGCCCAATACGGTGGCAAGCGTTGGGGCACCGCTCCCATTCTTTGACCAGCTCTCCAGAAACGACGGTTTTTCCTATGGTTTTCAACTAAATATTCCAATTTTAAACGGATTCGCGACCCGAAACCAGGTACGCAGAAATGAAGTTGCCGTAAAACGCGCAGAATTTAACCTGGAGCAGGCTGAACTTGACCTGGAAGCGAACGTTTATCAGGCGTATACAGATGCTAAAGGTGCTTACGAAAGTTATGAAGCGGCCCTCGCCGCTGCGGAAGCACAGGAAAAAGCTTTTCAATATGCCAATGATCGTTATGATGTTGGGCTGACCAATGCATTCGATTTTAACCAGGCAAAAGTGCGCTATGAGAACGCCCAGCGCGAAGTTTTAAGGGCGAAGTATGACTATATTTTCAAATTAAAAGTCGTAGAATTATATTTCGGTGTTCCGGTAAGGGACCTAAAATTTTAAATAAAGAATGAAAAAGAAGACACTTTTCATCATCGTTGCAGTCATCGCTGTACTCATCATTTTATTGATCGTTGGTAAGAAAGCCGGCTGGTTCGGCAATTCCAACAATGTGGAACAGGTTGAAGTTTCAGATATCAAGCCTATGGATATCGTAGAAACGGTTTCGGCAACTGGAAAAATTCAGCCGGAAGTGGAAGTGAAATTGTCTTCGGAAGTTTCCGGAGAAATTATCGAGCTTCCCGTGGTAGAAGGCCAGCAGGTGCAGAAAGGTGATCTTTTGGTTCGCATCAATCCTGATATTTACCAGTCCAACCTGGAGAGGGTTCGTGCCAGTTACCAGAATGCTCGGGCGAATTATTCGCAGGCGCAGGCAACCTTGAAGCAATCTGAAGCGAACTACAACCGTAATAAAACGCTTTTTGAAAGAGGGGTGATCTCCAAATCTGAATGGGACCAGATCACCAGCGATTTTGAGGTATCTCAGGCCAATAAAGAATCGGCTTATTTTAGCATGCAAAGTGCGGCGGCTTCTGTGAACGAAGCCACAGATAACCTGGGTCGTACCAATATTTATGCACCAATGACGGGAACGATTTCCAAACTGGATGCGGAATTAGGAGAGCGTGTGGTTGGAACCCAGCAAATGGCGGGAACCGAAATTTTACGAGTAGCCAACCTGGATAATATGGAGGTTGAGGTAGACGTGAATGAGAACGACATCGTAAAAGTTTCAGTTGGAGATTCTACTGTGGTGGAGGTTGATGCCTACCTGAAAAAGGAATTCAAAGGCGTGGTGACTGAAATATCCAATACGGCTGATAATGAATTGACAACAGACCAGGTAACGAATTTTAAGGTAAAAGTGCGTATTCTGAAAGATTCGTATGGCGATCTTCTGGAAGGAAAACCGGAAAACTTTTCACCGTTCCGTCCGGGAATGACCGCCACTGTTGATATTATCACGGCTCAGGCAAAAGAGGTGATCGCTGTGCCAATCAGTTCTATCGTGATCAAAACCGATACGACCGCTACTAAAAAAGTACTAATCTCAGAACCTGTTGACGAAAATCAGCAAAAATTTGAGTGTGTATTTGTAAAAGACGGAAATAAGGCTAAACTTCGCGTGGTGAAAACAGGTATTCAGGACGATACCTTTATCGAGATCTCCGAAGGCCTTAAAGAAGGTGAGGAAGTGATTACCGGGCCTTACAGTACGGTGACTAAAGAGCTTCAGCCGGGCGATGAGATCGAGGTGAAAAAAGGTGGGCCTCCAAATGCCGACTAATTACTGAATTTTGGCACTAATTCTTTGTCTGGAAACTGCGACGACCAATTGCTCGGTTGCGCTGGCCAGGGATGGCAAACAGATTGCTTTAAGGGAAATCAACAGCAAACAATATTCTCATGCTGAAAAACTGCATGTGTTCATCGATGAGATCCTGAAGGAACAGCAGTTGGAGCCAACGGCTCTGGATGCGCTGGCAATCAGTAAAGGGCCTGGTTCTTACACCGGCCTGAGAATTGGGGTTTCAGCGGCCAAAGGCCTTTGTTTTTCTCTGGATATTCCCCTTATTGCGATTCCAACATTGGACCTGATCAGTCACAGGATTAAGGTCACAGAAGGGTTTATCGTTCCGCTCATGGACGCCCGCAGAATGGAGGTATATTCCGCAGTTTTTAATCCCGAATTTGAGCAGGTAAGAGACACGAAAGCAGAAATTCTGGAGGAAAATTCTTTTGAGGAATATCTGTCCCAGGGGCCTGTTCACTTTATAGGGAACGGGGTTCAGAAATTCCAGGAGGTCTGTAATCACCCAAATGCCAATTTCCATATCCAGGAGTTTCCTTCCGCAACTGAAATGTGTGGGATCGCCGAGGAAATGCACAAAAAAAGCGACACGGTAGATGTCGCTTATTTTGAACCTTATTATCTGAAAGATTTTATAGCGGGTTAACTATTCCGATCTTTTGTCCCTGATCGTTCCCTTCATTTTTGTTTGATCATACAGATACACATCTCTCTGCGGATAAGGAATTGTCATTCCAGCCTCTTCCAGCCTGATCTTACCTTCCTCGATCATATACCAGTGAATATCCCAGAAAACGCTGTTTTTGGCAAAATAACGTACCGAGAAGTTCACGGAACTGTCTCCAAGTTCGGAAACGATAATTTGAGGAGCCGGTTCTTTCTCAATGTCGTCACGCTCCATCACCATATTGGTAAGTACCTCTTTGGCTTTTTTAATGTCATCATCATACGAGATACCGAAAGTGAGGTTTTCACGGCGGGTATCATTAAAACTGTAATTCACGATGTTGTCGTTGCTCAGTTCCCCGTTTGGGATCACGGCACGCTGGTTCCCAAAAGTGTTCAGCTTAGTGTAAAAAAGAGAAATTTCCACAACGCTTCCAGAAACTCCCTGGGCTTCGATCCAGTCACCAACTTTAAAAGGTTTGAGAACGATGATTAGTACACCACCGGCAAGGTTGGATAAGGATCCCTGTAAGGCCAGACCAATCGCCAGACCTGCTGCACCAATGGCTGCTACCAGTGAAGCGCTTTCCACTCCAAGCTGCGTGATAACCAGTACAAAAAGCAGAATTTTCAGTCCCCAGCTCGCAGCGTTCACGGTGAACTTTTCAAGGGTGGGATCGTAATCTTTTTTCTGGAATATTTTTTCAATATACTTTACGATGATCTTGATCACCCAGAGACCAATGAGCAGCAGCGCAATGGCTCCAAGAAGCGTAGGAAGATAATCGATGAATTTTTCGGCATATTCTTTAGCGATATGCCCGTAATCATTCAGCTTGTCCATAGAAATTTTCTTTAATTTTTTGATTTCGGGGTTAATGGTAAAAAAAACTGGGAAAAACTATGTGTAATTTTTGTTAAACTTGCCGTATTTGGGCCATTACACCCGCTTTTGAGTCGGTTGGTCGCTGGCAGCTGCCCTCTTCGCATAGGTAGATCAGGTTTTTTCCAGGTTGGTATCGGTTTTCCAGTAATTTGAGCGAGGAATGCTGATCGCCGGCTATGAGGATCGAATTCGGAATATAACTTTCCTGGATCTCTTCGGAAATTTCAGCAAAATTCTCCCCGCAAATAGCAATTTCGTAAAACGGATGGGTGAAATTCATCAGCAGATCCAACCACCCGGAATAATATTGCGGATATTCGGGAATCTTTTCCAAAAGACATTGAAGCATTTCCGAAGCTTCAGCGATTATGGAATTTTTTGCCGTAAGTTTTCCTAATTTGAACAGGTTTCGAGCCATAACCGAATTGGAGGCAGGAATGACATTATCGGTGAGTTCTTTGGTGCGAGTTACCAGTTTCCGGTCACTGGAGGAGGTGAAAAAGAAAAGTGGGTTGGCTGCGTCTGCAAAATCTATTTTCACAATTTCGGTAAGTTTTTCTGCAAATTCCAGAAATCTTTCTTCGGAAAAGGTTTCAAACAGGCTTATCGCTGCTTCAATCGCAAATGCATAATCTTCCAGATAAGCGTTGATTGAAGACTTTCCGTTTTTATATGAATGCAACAGTCGCCCATTTTCCTGCAACATGTTATTTTCCAGCCAGCTGAAGGTTTCCAGCGCTGCCTGTTGGAATGCAGGATTTTGAACCGCCTGGTAAGCGTGACAAAGGCCCGTGATGGTCATACAGTTCCAGGAAGTAAGGGCTTTGTCGTCTAATCCCGGTTTGTCACGTTTTTTTCGATTTTCTCGCAGTAACTTCAGCCAGTTTGCCTTTTTTTCAATAAACGCAGCTTCTGAAAGTTGGTTCTCTTCAGCAAAAATACGGGAATCAGCTGTTCGGTAAAGTACATAATTGCCATTTTCCCAATGGCCGGTCTGGTCGATATGATAGAATTTGGCAAAAAGGTCAAATTCCTCGTTCAGCAGCTCCTTCAATTCCGCTTTGGTCCAGACGTAATACGCACCTTCTTCATTCTTTCCTTCAGAATTGGGACTATCAGCATCATAGGCAGAATAAAAACAGCCATCGG contains the following coding sequences:
- a CDS encoding thioredoxin domain-containing protein; translation: MKEHRIFYDMPDPEDHPYTNELIHESSPYLLQHAHNPVNWKAWNDQSLNEAIDNEKLLLISVGYSACHWCHVMEHESFEDPEVAAIMNKYFVNIKVDREERPDVDQVYMNAVQVMTGAGGWPMNVVALPDGRPVWGGTYFQKKQWMDALQQLANLFQKEPKQLYEYAYRLEQGLQQLDLVDLPEDQKDYSQELFIPMLEKWKRFLDFTHGGSSGAPKFMMPSNLDFLMRWAFQNQNRELSNYVQVSLDKISFGGTYDPVEGGFSRYSVDARWHVPHFEKMLYDNAQLLSLYSKAYKLYQKNWYAEVVEQTASFLLSEMRSPDGCFYSAYDADSPNSEGKNEEGAYYVWTKAELKELLNEEFDLFAKFYHIDQTGHWENGNYVLYRTADSRIFAEENQLSEAAFIEKKANWLKLLRENRKKRDKPGLDDKALTSWNCMTITGLCHAYQAVQNPAFQQAALETFSWLENNMLQENGRLLHSYKNGKSSINAYLEDYAFAIEAAISLFETFSEERFLEFAEKLTEIVKIDFADAANPLFFFTSSSDRKLVTRTKELTDNVIPASNSVMARNLFKLGKLTAKNSIIAEASEMLQCLLEKIPEYPQYYSGWLDLLMNFTHPFYEIAICGENFAEISEEIQESYIPNSILIAGDQHSSLKLLENRYQPGKNLIYLCEEGSCQRPTDSKAGVMAQIRQV